The Oncorhynchus nerka isolate Pitt River linkage group LG9a, Oner_Uvic_2.0, whole genome shotgun sequence genome has a segment encoding these proteins:
- the LOC115133967 gene encoding carboxypeptidase A1-like: MKVLLVLVALSVAVIGKETFEGHQVLRITGKDEFQHSLLKDMAEMEHLQLDVWMEPIDLSTPVDIRVPFTSLQTVKAFLETEDIPYSIMIKDLQVMLDEEKEQRLSAARATEPRTTDDYNYTNYHNGDEIYSFQDMLVAENPKLVSKIVIGQSYEGRPLNVLKFSTGGTNRRGIWINTGIHSREWITQASGTWFAKKIVTDYGHDAALTAILDNIDIFLEIVTNPDGYNYSHKTNRMWRKTRKPNPGSSCDGTDLNRNWDAGFGTAGSSGNPCDQTYRGPKAHSESEVKSIVDFVKSHGNLKSFIDIHSYSQRLMYPYGYTATPCNDQRELHDLARKAITGLASLYGTSFRYGSVMTTIYRASGISIDWSYNQGIKYSYTLELRDTGRYGFILPANQIIPTAKEAWLALMAIMEHTKDNTN; encoded by the exons ATGAAGGTGCTGCTCGTCTTGGTTGCACTGTCTGTGGCCGTTATCGGCAAGGAGACCTTTGAGGG GCACCAGGTGCTTCGTATCACTGGGAAGGATGAGTTCCAGCACTCTCTCCTGAAGGACATGGCTGAGATGGAACATCTCCAG cTGGATGTGTGGATGGAGCCCATTGACCTCTCCACTCCTGTGGACATCAGAGTTCCCTTCACCAGCCTGCAGACCGTCAAGGCCTTCCTGGAGACTGAAGACATCCCGTACTCCATCATGATCAAGGACCTACAG GTTATGTTGGACGAGGAGAAGGAGCAGAGGCTGAGTGCTGCACGTGCCACTGAGCCCAGAACCACAGATGACTACAACTACACCAACTACCACAACGGGGATGAG atctaCAGTTTTCAGGACATGCTGGTGGCTGAGAACCCCAAACTGGTCAGCAAGATTGTGATTGGTCAGAGCTATGAGGGCCGCCCTCTGAATGTGCTCAAA TTTAGCACTGGTGGCACCAACCGTCGTGGCATCTGGATTAACACTGGAATCCACTCCAGAGAATGGATCACTCAGGCTAGTGGCACCTGGTTCGCCAAGAAG ATTGTGACTGACTACGGACATGACGCCGCACTCACTGCCATTCTGGACAACATAGATATCTTCCTGGAGATTGTGACCAACCCAGATGGCTACAACTACAGCCACAAAACT AACCGTATGTGGCGTAAGACCAGGAAGCCCAACCCTGGCTCTTCTTGTGATGGAACTGACCTCAACAGGAACTGGGATGCTGGTTTTGGAA CTGCTGGCTCTAGCGGTAACCCCTGCGATCAGACTTACCGCGGGCCCAAGGCTCACTCAGAGTCTGAGGTCAAGTCCATCGTGGACTTTGTCAAGTCTCATGGCAACCTGAAGTCCTTCATCGACATCCACAGCTACTCCCAGAGGCTCATGTACCCCTATGGCTACACTGCAACCCCTTGCAACGACCAGAGAGAACTG CACGACCTGGCTAGGAAGGCCATCACTGGCCTGGCTAGCCTGTACGGAACCTCCTTCAGATACGGCAGCGTCATGACCACCATAT ACCGAGCCAGTGGCATCAGTATTGACTGGTCCTACAACCAGGGCATCAAGTACTCCTACACTTTAGAGCTGAGAGACACCGGACGCTATGGTTTCATCCTGCCAGCCAATCAGATCATCCCTACTGCCAAGGAGGCTTGGCTAGCTCTGATGGCCATCATGGAGCACACCAAGGACAACACCAACTAG